One part of the Streptomyces sp. AM 2-1-1 genome encodes these proteins:
- a CDS encoding ABC-2 family transporter protein, whose protein sequence is MRVYAVVAAGGFRRHATYRMATVAGIFTNTVFGFIVAYTYTALWAERPDLGGYDTAQALTYVWLGQGLLMTCSMMGGGFEDELMERIRSGDIAVDLYRPADLQLWWLAGDLGRAAFHFLGRGIVPMAVGAVAFDLVVPTSPGRWLAFLLAVVLGVVVSFAIRFLVALAAFWLLDGAGVVQMCWLAGLFFSGLLLPLNLFPGLLGEVARALPWSAFLQVPADVFLGERTGRSLVGAFAFQAGWAVALLLAGRMLQAVAVRKVVVQGG, encoded by the coding sequence GTGCGGGTCTATGCCGTGGTGGCGGCGGGCGGGTTCCGCCGGCATGCCACCTACCGGATGGCGACGGTCGCGGGGATCTTCACCAACACGGTCTTCGGTTTCATCGTCGCGTACACCTACACCGCGCTGTGGGCGGAGCGGCCCGATCTCGGCGGGTACGACACCGCGCAGGCGCTGACCTACGTCTGGCTGGGCCAGGGGCTGCTGATGACGTGTTCGATGATGGGCGGCGGCTTCGAGGACGAGCTGATGGAGCGGATCCGCAGCGGCGACATCGCGGTCGACCTGTACCGTCCGGCCGACCTCCAGCTCTGGTGGCTGGCCGGCGACCTCGGCCGGGCCGCCTTCCACTTCCTGGGGCGCGGCATCGTGCCGATGGCGGTCGGTGCGGTCGCCTTCGACCTGGTCGTGCCCACCTCCCCGGGGCGGTGGCTCGCGTTCCTGCTGGCCGTGGTGCTCGGGGTGGTGGTCAGCTTCGCGATCCGCTTCCTGGTGGCGCTCGCCGCGTTCTGGCTCCTGGACGGCGCGGGGGTGGTGCAGATGTGCTGGCTGGCGGGGCTGTTCTTCTCGGGCCTGCTGCTCCCGCTCAACCTGTTTCCCGGGCTGCTCGGCGAGGTGGCGCGGGCGCTGCCGTGGTCGGCGTTCCTCCAGGTGCCCGCCGACGTCTTCCTCGGCGAGCGCACCGGCCGGAGCCTGGTGGGGGCGTTCGCCTTCCAGGCCGGGTGGGCGGTGGCGCTGCTGCTGGCGGGCCGGATGCTCCAGGCGGTCGCGGTGAGGAAAGTGGTGGTGCAGGGTGGCTGA
- a CDS encoding ABC transporter permease → MVDGVRAYRLIAGMWIRSTMTYRLSFALTTLGNFLATVLDFVTIMLMFGHVDALGGYSLPEIALLYGMAATAFGLADLVMGSMDRIGKRVRDGTLDTLLVRPVPVLVQVAADRFALRRVGRITQGLLVLGYALVVLDIDWTPLKVLLVPLAVLSGGAIFGAVYVGGSALQFFALDAAEVQSSFTYGGQTLLQYPPSVFARELVCGVTFVVPLAFVSWLPALYVLGRAYPVALPPWAAFLPPVVAAGCWLVAGLAWRTGLRAYRSTGS, encoded by the coding sequence CTGGTCGACGGGGTGCGCGCCTACCGGCTCATCGCGGGGATGTGGATCCGCTCGACGATGACCTACCGGCTCTCGTTCGCCCTGACCACGCTCGGCAACTTCCTCGCGACCGTCCTCGACTTCGTCACGATCATGCTGATGTTCGGGCACGTCGACGCGCTCGGCGGCTACTCCCTGCCGGAGATCGCCCTGCTGTACGGGATGGCGGCGACCGCCTTCGGGCTGGCCGATCTGGTGATGGGGTCGATGGACCGCATCGGGAAACGCGTGCGGGACGGCACGCTCGACACCTTGCTGGTGCGTCCGGTGCCGGTGCTGGTGCAGGTGGCGGCGGACCGGTTCGCACTGCGCCGGGTGGGCCGGATCACCCAGGGACTGCTGGTCCTGGGGTACGCCCTGGTGGTGCTGGACATCGACTGGACGCCGCTGAAGGTGCTGCTGGTCCCGCTCGCGGTGCTCAGCGGCGGTGCGATCTTCGGCGCGGTGTACGTCGGCGGTTCGGCGCTCCAGTTCTTCGCGCTGGACGCGGCGGAGGTGCAGAGCTCGTTCACGTACGGCGGCCAGACGCTGTTGCAGTACCCGCCGTCGGTCTTCGCCCGGGAGCTGGTGTGCGGGGTGACCTTCGTCGTCCCGCTCGCCTTCGTGAGCTGGCTCCCGGCGTTGTACGTGCTGGGGCGCGCGTACCCGGTGGCGCTGCCCCCGTGGGCGGCGTTCCTGCCGCCGGTGGTGGCGGCCGGGTGCTGGCTGGTGGCGGGTCTGGCGTGGCGCACGGGGCTGCGGGCGTACCGGAGCACGGGAAGTTGA
- a CDS encoding ATP-binding cassette domain-containing protein, with protein MGTGGTGMGTGVERDTGTGGVTGAGGGTGPGARSAAPGGRVAGDPAFIEVEGLEKVFQVRRKAGFLRRERSEVRAVDGIDFRVARGEMVGYIGPNGAGKSTTIKMLTGILTPSGGRLRVAGVDPSRERTRLAHRIGVVFGQRTTLWWDLPLKDSYRLMHRMYRIPDARYRENLDRCVELLDLGDLLDSPVRQLSLGQRMRGDIAAALLHDPEVLYLDEPTIGLDIISKVKVRQFLKDLNEERSTTVLLTTHDLTDIEELCDRVMVIDHGRLMYDGALAGLHGEGGGERTLVVDLERELPPIAVESRGPLRARVVRVEGPRQWLALPGDASVAPLVARIAAEYPLKDLSVREPDIEDVIARMYAAGHHPGA; from the coding sequence ATGGGGACGGGCGGTACGGGGATGGGGACGGGCGTGGAGCGGGACACGGGTACGGGCGGGGTCACGGGTGCGGGCGGCGGAACGGGTCCGGGCGCGAGGAGTGCGGCGCCGGGGGGCCGGGTGGCCGGCGATCCCGCCTTCATCGAGGTGGAGGGGTTGGAAAAAGTCTTCCAGGTGCGCCGCAAAGCGGGTTTCCTGCGACGGGAGCGGAGCGAGGTGCGCGCGGTGGACGGCATCGACTTCCGGGTCGCGCGCGGCGAGATGGTCGGCTACATCGGTCCCAACGGAGCGGGCAAGTCGACGACGATCAAGATGCTGACCGGGATCCTCACCCCGAGCGGCGGCCGGCTGCGGGTCGCGGGCGTCGACCCGTCACGGGAGCGCACCCGGCTGGCGCACCGCATCGGGGTGGTGTTCGGGCAGCGGACCACGCTCTGGTGGGACCTGCCGCTGAAGGACTCGTACCGGCTGATGCACCGCATGTACCGGATCCCGGACGCGCGGTACCGCGAGAACCTGGACCGCTGCGTCGAACTCCTGGACCTGGGTGACCTGCTGGACTCGCCGGTCCGGCAGCTCTCGCTCGGGCAGCGGATGCGCGGCGACATCGCGGCGGCGCTGCTGCACGACCCGGAGGTGCTGTACCTCGACGAGCCCACGATCGGGCTCGACATCATCTCCAAGGTGAAGGTGCGGCAGTTCCTCAAGGACCTCAACGAGGAGCGTTCCACCACGGTGCTGCTCACGACGCACGACCTCACCGACATCGAGGAGTTGTGCGACCGGGTGATGGTGATCGACCACGGCCGGCTGATGTATGACGGCGCGCTCGCAGGGCTGCACGGGGAGGGCGGCGGCGAACGCACCCTGGTGGTGGACCTGGAGCGCGAACTCCCGCCGATCGCCGTGGAGTCCCGGGGGCCGCTGCGGGCCCGCGTCGTGCGGGTGGAGGGGCCGCGTCAGTGGCTGGCGCTTCCCGGGGACGCCTCCGTCGCGCCCCTGGTGGCCCGGATCGCGGCGGAGTACCCGCTGAAGGACCTCTCGGTGCGGGAGCCCGACATCGAGGACGTGATCGCCCGGATGTACGCGGCGGGGCACCACCCCGGGGCGTGA
- a CDS encoding SGNH/GDSL hydrolase family protein has translation MAGTAVLATALAVGTARLTGPRDTGPRAAGEHPAGREAAAARGLWVATWAGAPVHAAPVATHDLAGTTVRNSVHSSTGGTAARITLSNLFGTGPLVVDRARVNGRPVTFGGAGRVTVPAGDQVVSDTVRTGIVADADLVVEFRTPLAGGQVTQHPAALETSYLVDARTVRPVDEWRYLTAVDVYSTTAAGTVVTFGDSLTAGSGSTPGANRRWPDYLSDRLKGRWGVANQGIPGNRLLTDGRGGVAATTRFDRDVLGVSGARTVIVAIGINDVLNDAERTEAAHVVAGLRRLTARAHARGLRVVGVTLTPFQGRWSYSPSRNAVREEINEQIRAGRVFDAYVDFDAVVRDPAAPERIRADYDCGDHLHFNDAGYRALAHSIPPGVLTGGSQS, from the coding sequence GTGGCCGGTACCGCCGTACTCGCCACGGCGCTCGCCGTCGGGACCGCGCGACTGACCGGCCCCCGCGACACCGGTCCGCGGGCGGCCGGCGAGCATCCGGCCGGCCGCGAGGCAGCCGCGGCGCGCGGTCTCTGGGTCGCGACCTGGGCCGGGGCACCGGTGCACGCCGCTCCGGTGGCGACGCACGACCTGGCCGGCACGACGGTACGCAACTCGGTGCACAGCAGCACCGGCGGAACGGCCGCGCGCATCACGCTCTCGAACCTCTTCGGCACCGGCCCGCTCGTCGTGGACCGGGCCCGGGTGAACGGGCGCCCGGTGACCTTCGGTGGGGCGGGCAGGGTCACCGTCCCGGCGGGCGACCAGGTGGTGAGCGACACCGTGCGGACGGGGATCGTGGCCGACGCGGATCTGGTCGTGGAGTTCCGTACGCCCCTGGCGGGCGGGCAGGTCACCCAGCACCCGGCGGCGCTGGAGACCTCCTACCTCGTGGATGCCCGCACCGTCCGGCCCGTCGACGAGTGGCGCTACCTGACGGCCGTCGACGTCTACAGCACCACCGCCGCGGGCACGGTCGTCACGTTCGGCGACTCGCTGACGGCGGGCAGCGGCTCCACCCCCGGCGCCAACCGGCGGTGGCCGGACTACCTCTCCGACCGGCTGAAAGGCCGCTGGGGCGTCGCCAACCAGGGCATCCCGGGAAATCGTCTGCTGACGGACGGCCGGGGCGGCGTCGCCGCCACCACCCGCTTCGACCGCGACGTCCTCGGCGTCTCCGGCGCGCGTACGGTGATCGTCGCGATCGGTATCAACGACGTACTGAACGACGCGGAGAGGACGGAGGCGGCACACGTCGTGGCCGGACTGCGCCGTCTCACCGCACGTGCCCATGCCCGGGGGCTGCGGGTGGTCGGGGTGACGCTGACCCCCTTCCAGGGGCGCTGGAGCTACTCACCGTCCCGGAACGCCGTGCGCGAGGAGATCAACGAGCAGATCCGGGCCGGCCGGGTGTTCGACGCGTACGTGGACTTCGACGCGGTGGTCCGCGATCCCGCCGCGCCGGAGCGCATCCGGGCGGACTACGACTGCGGCGACCACCTGCACTTCAACGACGCGGGCTACCGGGCCCTCGCCCACAGCATCCCGCCCGGCGTCCTCACCGGCGGCTCGCAGAGCTAG
- a CDS encoding DUF445 domain-containing protein: MREGAGAPAGGPHGPGRAPAPLAAFAYTAADEEKRRGVRRMKTTATGLLLLVALVYVLATFAENRGVDGWPGYVAAAAEAGMVGALADWFAVTALFRWPLGLPIPHTAIIPTKKDQLGESLGSFVGENFLSADVVRGRIHALGIGGRVGAWLAEPEHADRVTAELSTALRGALTVLRDADVQAIVGEAITRRANSVEVGPGLGKMLEKVVADGGHRKVVDLVCVRAHDWLVLHGDAVMDAVQGGAPGWTPKFVDKRVGERVYKELLRFVTEMRDMPGHPARGSIDSFLTDFASDLQTDPDTRGRVERLKSDILGRREVQDVIASAWSSLRTMIMTAAEDEQSELRLRARASLMSLGARLASDERLQAKLEGWLEDAAVYVVTTYRTEITSLISDTVAGWDADQTSKKIEAHIGRDLQFIRINGTVVGALAGLAIYTVSQALGG, encoded by the coding sequence GTGAGGGAGGGCGCGGGCGCTCCGGCGGGGGGTCCGCACGGGCCCGGCCGGGCCCCCGCTCCCCTGGCCGCGTTCGCGTACACCGCCGCCGACGAGGAGAAGCGGCGCGGGGTGCGGCGGATGAAGACCACCGCCACCGGACTGCTGCTGCTGGTCGCGCTCGTGTACGTGCTCGCCACCTTCGCGGAGAACCGGGGCGTGGACGGCTGGCCCGGCTACGTCGCCGCGGCCGCCGAGGCGGGCATGGTGGGCGCGCTCGCCGACTGGTTCGCCGTGACGGCCCTCTTCCGCTGGCCGCTCGGCCTGCCCATCCCGCACACGGCGATCATCCCCACGAAGAAGGACCAACTGGGGGAGTCGCTCGGTTCCTTCGTGGGCGAGAACTTCCTCTCCGCGGACGTGGTGCGCGGCCGGATCCACGCCCTGGGCATCGGAGGACGGGTCGGCGCCTGGCTCGCGGAGCCGGAACACGCCGACCGGGTCACCGCCGAACTGTCGACGGCGCTGCGCGGGGCGCTGACCGTACTGCGGGACGCCGACGTGCAGGCCATCGTCGGTGAGGCGATCACCCGCCGGGCCAACTCGGTGGAGGTCGGCCCCGGACTCGGGAAGATGCTGGAGAAGGTGGTGGCCGACGGCGGTCACCGCAAGGTCGTGGACCTGGTCTGCGTCCGCGCGCACGACTGGCTGGTCCTGCACGGTGACGCGGTGATGGACGCGGTGCAGGGCGGGGCGCCCGGCTGGACACCGAAGTTTGTCGACAAGCGGGTGGGGGAGCGTGTCTACAAGGAGTTGCTGCGCTTCGTCACGGAGATGCGGGACATGCCGGGCCACCCGGCGCGCGGCTCCATCGACTCGTTCCTGACGGACTTCGCGTCCGACCTCCAGACGGATCCGGACACCCGGGGCCGCGTGGAGCGCCTGAAGTCCGACATCCTGGGGCGCCGCGAGGTGCAGGACGTGATCGCCTCCGCCTGGTCCTCGCTCCGCACGATGATCATGACGGCTGCCGAGGACGAGCAGAGCGAACTCCGGCTGCGCGCACGCGCCTCGCTGATGTCCCTGGGCGCCCGCCTCGCCTCGGACGAGCGACTCCAGGCCAAGCTGGAGGGCTGGCTGGAGGATGCGGCGGTCTACGTGGTCACCACCTACCGCACCGAGATCACCTCGCTGATCAGCGACACCGTCGCCGGCTGGGACGCAGACCAGACCTCGAAGAAGATCGAGGCCCACATCGGCCGCGACCTCCAGTTCATCCGGATCAACGGCACGGTGGTGGGCGCGCTGGCCGGACTCGCGATCTACACGGTGTCGCAGGCGCTGGGGGGCTGA
- a CDS encoding peptidoglycan-binding domain-containing protein, translating to MTVSRTASSSVPSALKRRVVALAGAAALTLGAFAVAPGAAAAPDAAAPSVAAVPGGCAYTSSSNRPVLRSGSSGAAVKQAQCLSNVWGGVPKLAVDGKFGTKTQTKIKWIQGCHGLVRDGVVGTLTWQALYHPVPDCYDPYPS from the coding sequence ATGACCGTCTCCCGTACCGCGTCCTCGTCCGTCCCGTCCGCGTTGAAGCGCCGCGTCGTCGCCCTCGCGGGAGCCGCCGCCCTGACGCTGGGCGCCTTCGCCGTCGCCCCCGGGGCCGCTGCCGCTCCCGACGCCGCTGCTCCGTCCGTCGCCGCCGTGCCGGGCGGGTGCGCGTACACCTCCTCCTCGAACCGGCCGGTGCTCCGGTCCGGCAGTTCGGGGGCGGCGGTGAAGCAGGCGCAGTGTCTGAGCAACGTGTGGGGAGGGGTGCCGAAGCTCGCGGTGGACGGGAAGTTCGGGACGAAGACCCAGACCAAGATCAAGTGGATCCAGGGGTGCCACGGGCTGGTGAGGGACGGCGTGGTCGGCACGCTGACCTGGCAGGCGCTGTACCACCCGGTACCCGACTGCTACGACCCGTACCCGTCCTGA
- a CDS encoding DUF1998 domain-containing protein, translating to MTPPPRRRRSAGAPERSYPRRGSVRRAQMITTYGVGSLVAVDNESFIVSGIDSWNVSEAPVIREQRLERVLGVKSFRLPPASDDTSKDGVHVRRFPLWHSCPTCHALQPVSRFNSPPGKNECGDCDEELVPSRFVMACAHGHLDDFPYWKWAHRGNGSAAGPCGGEMRLRSTGKTASLRSILVSCSCGVPEVSMEGAFRSAALADLKVLCRGKRPWLGNAPEESCSERPRTLQRGSSVVWQPIVRTALSIPPHSSGQAARLEPHWDDLRTLDDDDMKLYLRVLGMQVKYEFSVETVRALLAAENREDDPEQGQDNAFHELRRQEYKTLIVGQPESGTDHEEQFVCEPPRSSAAVLEPYGVVGPMLVKRLREVRVLKAFSRVDTPETNADVHEADLSLAPTDWLPAMEVQGEGVFLRLDERRVDDWARNVAVAARADRLRANHLRLMRERAKDPESVPDSPASPRMVLLHTLAHVLITEWSLDGGYPAASLRERLYVDDSMAGLLISTATSDSAGSLGGLVAQGDPARLAATLRSALIRAQWCSADPLCVESEGGGVGGINLAACHACVLLPETSCEHYNGLLDRALLIGTPEDPTVGFFASSIEV from the coding sequence ATGACACCCCCGCCCCGTCGCCGCCGCTCCGCCGGCGCCCCCGAGCGCAGTTATCCCCGCCGCGGGTCGGTCCGGCGCGCACAGATGATCACTACGTACGGCGTCGGTTCGCTGGTCGCCGTGGACAACGAGTCCTTCATCGTGAGCGGCATCGACTCCTGGAACGTCTCCGAAGCCCCCGTCATCCGCGAGCAGCGCCTGGAGAGAGTGCTGGGCGTGAAGTCCTTCAGGCTGCCGCCCGCCTCCGACGACACCAGCAAGGACGGCGTTCACGTCCGGCGTTTCCCGCTGTGGCATTCGTGCCCGACCTGCCACGCGCTGCAGCCGGTGTCCCGCTTCAACTCTCCTCCCGGTAAGAACGAGTGCGGCGACTGCGACGAGGAGCTGGTTCCCTCCCGCTTCGTGATGGCCTGCGCCCACGGCCACCTCGACGATTTCCCGTACTGGAAGTGGGCCCACCGCGGCAACGGCTCCGCCGCCGGTCCGTGCGGCGGGGAGATGCGCCTGCGCAGCACCGGCAAGACCGCGTCGCTCCGTTCGATACTCGTCTCCTGCTCGTGCGGCGTTCCGGAGGTGTCGATGGAGGGGGCGTTCCGATCCGCGGCGCTCGCCGATCTCAAGGTGCTGTGCCGGGGGAAGCGACCTTGGTTGGGCAACGCACCGGAGGAGTCCTGCTCGGAACGCCCCCGCACTCTCCAGCGTGGTTCGTCCGTCGTCTGGCAGCCGATCGTCAGGACGGCGCTGTCGATCCCGCCGCACAGCTCGGGCCAGGCGGCGAGGCTGGAGCCGCACTGGGACGATCTCCGGACGCTCGACGACGACGACATGAAGCTCTATCTGCGGGTGCTCGGCATGCAGGTGAAGTACGAGTTCTCCGTCGAGACGGTGCGCGCCCTCCTCGCCGCCGAGAACCGGGAAGACGATCCCGAACAGGGGCAGGACAACGCGTTCCACGAGCTGCGCAGACAGGAGTACAAGACGCTGATAGTGGGGCAGCCCGAGAGCGGGACCGACCACGAGGAGCAGTTCGTCTGCGAGCCTCCGCGGTCCTCCGCCGCCGTCCTGGAACCGTACGGTGTGGTCGGGCCGATGCTGGTGAAACGGCTCCGCGAGGTCCGGGTCCTCAAGGCCTTCTCCCGGGTCGACACGCCCGAGACGAACGCGGACGTCCACGAGGCCGATCTGTCACTCGCCCCGACCGACTGGCTGCCCGCCATGGAGGTGCAGGGGGAGGGCGTCTTCCTCCGTCTGGACGAGCGACGGGTCGACGACTGGGCGCGGAACGTCGCGGTCGCCGCGCGCGCCGACCGCCTGCGTGCGAACCACCTCCGTCTGATGCGGGAACGCGCGAAGGACCCCGAGTCCGTCCCCGATTCCCCGGCGTCTCCCCGCATGGTGCTGCTGCACACGCTGGCCCACGTGCTGATCACTGAGTGGAGTCTGGACGGCGGATATCCGGCAGCATCCTTGCGCGAGCGGCTGTACGTCGACGACTCGATGGCCGGTCTGCTGATCTCGACCGCGACGAGCGACTCCGCCGGAAGTCTCGGCGGCCTGGTCGCCCAGGGAGACCCGGCCAGACTGGCCGCGACTCTCCGTTCGGCGCTGATACGCGCCCAGTGGTGTTCGGCGGACCCGCTCTGCGTGGAGTCCGAGGGCGGCGGCGTGGGCGGTATCAACCTCGCGGCGTGCCACGCCTGCGTCCTCCTGCCCGAAACCAGCTGCGAACACTACAACGGGCTTCTGGACAGGGCTCTTCTGATCGGCACACCCGAGGATCCGACCGTGGGCTTCTTCGCCTCCTCGATAGAGGTGTGA
- a CDS encoding helicase-related protein — MTDRTGGHAAHYRVRDGLVAQLRRDLLGPGSPDEVLTQDPPMTTYPIGVLFPRPSGPAAAKALEGDAAENDGLDDTPVVRRGKDVEDGVPEASAPLVGDRRPASMGITFAVDPTVSPTVVVRVEAAAYDPVDAEGRPIAPIRAEARTVAEQREQWRRRELDLAPVTVDVSDARRHRPAPLSEGLRLEVLVRPLSASGTSTVTVTLINTRRIGERELQDAFCFYQPRLTVTTPTGAPAFVERPAVHRADDPDVASSRLLYRHAPTFAVGHGCAADWDWTPPPIGAPHTGPAAISTVRTEFVPVHEVLLTDSNPEIDRAHGAALTMHGLATRPGTEVLATLNDLMADYAAWIERKEGEAEAFRGTAHAAPAREQLEACRTALGRMRRGIRVLGTDADAMRAFRLANRAMAQQRARGEWVKNGRAASPDETAGRWRPFQISFMLLCLEGVVDRHHPDREIADLLWFPTGGGKTEAYLGLIAFTAFLRRMRHAELGGGVTVLMRYTLRLLTLQQFERAAALICAMERIRIEDGALGTEPFSIGMWVGQSATPNTLAGAEESLRELRKEKDLQEKNPVQLHACPWCGTRLDAHQYEVDEPAKRMHVRCPDATCDFRDGLPVHLVDESVYDARPTLVIATVDKFAAMPWREATAALFNRDRSDGTPPPELIVQDELHLISGPLGTLTGLYETAVDVLSDHPKVIASTATIRRASEQGRKLFDREVAQFPPAGIDARDSWFAVETPAEEKASRQYVGLLTPSTSQATLLIRTYAALLHHAARADTSEKVRDAYWTLVGYFNSLRLLAAAELQVHDDVEAHLGYLADRDGCEQRRVTEQTELTSRANSSEVPKRLKQVELTLPHPETVDVLLATNMISVGVDVDRLGLMAVMGQPQTTAEYIQATSRVGRRHPGLVAVMLNSSRSRDRSHYESFQHFHSALYREVESTSVTPFSSRARERGLHAVVVALARLLIPAARPNEAAGRISEFRKKLEEKVSSPLLNRVRSVAPEEYEATEAALNEFLDLWEEDANKLGGLLYEPKRGSKLPSLLQSFDDTRDDAWRTLWSLRDVDAESGLFMEATR; from the coding sequence ATGACCGACCGAACGGGCGGGCACGCCGCCCACTACCGGGTGCGCGACGGACTCGTCGCACAGCTCCGCAGGGACCTCCTCGGTCCGGGGTCCCCCGACGAGGTACTCACGCAGGACCCGCCCATGACGACGTACCCGATCGGGGTTCTCTTTCCGCGACCGTCCGGCCCCGCCGCCGCGAAGGCGCTGGAGGGTGATGCCGCGGAGAACGACGGGCTGGACGACACCCCCGTCGTCCGACGCGGCAAGGACGTCGAGGACGGCGTCCCGGAGGCGTCCGCACCGCTCGTCGGCGACCGACGCCCGGCGTCGATGGGGATCACCTTCGCCGTCGACCCCACCGTGTCCCCGACCGTCGTCGTGCGCGTCGAAGCTGCGGCGTACGACCCGGTCGACGCGGAAGGGCGCCCCATCGCGCCGATACGCGCCGAGGCCCGCACGGTCGCGGAGCAGCGGGAGCAGTGGCGCCGCCGGGAGCTCGATCTCGCGCCGGTGACGGTGGACGTGTCCGACGCCCGCCGGCACCGCCCCGCGCCGCTGTCCGAGGGACTCCGGTTGGAAGTCCTCGTGCGTCCGCTCTCCGCGTCCGGCACCTCGACGGTCACCGTCACGCTGATCAACACGCGGCGGATCGGGGAGCGGGAATTGCAGGACGCATTCTGCTTCTACCAGCCGCGCCTGACTGTCACGACCCCGACCGGCGCCCCCGCCTTCGTGGAACGACCGGCGGTGCACCGCGCCGACGACCCGGACGTGGCCTCCAGCAGGCTCCTGTACCGGCACGCGCCCACCTTCGCCGTGGGCCACGGCTGCGCGGCGGACTGGGACTGGACTCCGCCCCCGATCGGAGCGCCCCACACCGGACCGGCCGCCATCAGCACGGTGCGCACCGAGTTCGTCCCCGTGCACGAGGTGCTGCTGACGGACTCGAACCCGGAGATCGACAGAGCCCACGGCGCCGCGCTCACCATGCACGGGTTGGCTACCCGCCCCGGGACCGAGGTGCTGGCCACCCTCAACGACCTGATGGCCGACTACGCGGCCTGGATCGAGCGCAAGGAGGGGGAGGCCGAGGCTTTCCGCGGCACAGCGCACGCCGCCCCCGCGCGGGAACAGCTCGAAGCGTGCCGGACGGCTCTCGGCCGAATGCGCCGCGGCATCCGGGTTCTCGGCACGGACGCCGACGCCATGCGTGCCTTCCGGCTCGCCAACCGGGCGATGGCGCAGCAGCGGGCCCGAGGAGAGTGGGTGAAGAACGGACGGGCCGCATCTCCCGACGAGACCGCCGGGCGGTGGCGCCCCTTCCAGATCTCCTTCATGCTGCTCTGTCTCGAGGGGGTCGTGGACCGCCACCACCCCGACCGCGAGATCGCCGACCTGCTCTGGTTCCCCACCGGCGGTGGCAAGACGGAGGCGTACCTCGGTCTCATCGCGTTCACCGCCTTCCTCCGCCGCATGCGTCACGCGGAACTGGGCGGCGGAGTGACCGTACTCATGCGGTACACCCTTCGCCTCCTCACCCTGCAGCAGTTCGAGCGTGCTGCCGCGCTCATCTGTGCCATGGAGCGTATCCGGATCGAGGACGGTGCCCTGGGCACCGAACCCTTCTCCATCGGCATGTGGGTGGGCCAGTCCGCCACCCCCAACACGTTGGCGGGTGCGGAGGAGAGTCTGCGCGAGCTGCGCAAGGAGAAGGACCTCCAGGAGAAGAACCCCGTCCAGCTCCACGCCTGCCCCTGGTGCGGCACCCGCCTCGACGCCCATCAGTACGAGGTCGACGAGCCGGCCAAACGCATGCACGTCCGCTGCCCGGACGCCACGTGCGACTTCCGCGACGGGCTGCCCGTCCACCTGGTCGACGAGTCCGTCTACGACGCCCGCCCCACCCTGGTGATCGCCACGGTCGACAAGTTCGCGGCCATGCCCTGGCGGGAAGCGACCGCCGCACTGTTCAACCGTGACCGCTCGGACGGCACCCCGCCGCCCGAGCTGATCGTGCAGGACGAACTCCACCTGATCTCAGGGCCATTGGGGACGCTCACCGGTCTGTACGAGACCGCTGTGGACGTTCTGTCCGACCATCCCAAGGTCATCGCCTCCACCGCCACCATCCGCCGCGCGTCCGAGCAGGGAAGGAAACTCTTCGACCGCGAGGTGGCACAGTTCCCCCCTGCCGGAATCGACGCCCGCGATTCCTGGTTCGCCGTGGAAACCCCGGCCGAGGAGAAGGCGAGCCGCCAGTACGTCGGTCTCCTCACTCCCAGCACGAGCCAGGCCACCCTCCTCATCCGTACGTACGCCGCACTGCTCCACCATGCGGCCCGAGCGGACACCTCGGAAAAAGTACGGGACGCCTACTGGACGCTCGTCGGCTACTTCAACAGCCTGCGCCTCTTGGCCGCTGCCGAACTGCAGGTCCACGACGACGTCGAAGCCCATCTGGGCTACTTGGCCGACCGTGACGGGTGCGAACAGCGCCGGGTGACGGAGCAGACGGAACTGACCAGCCGCGCCAACTCCAGCGAGGTGCCCAAGCGTCTCAAGCAGGTGGAGCTCACGTTGCCGCACCCGGAGACCGTGGACGTCCTGCTCGCGACGAACATGATCTCCGTCGGCGTCGACGTGGACCGCTTGGGCCTCATGGCCGTCATGGGGCAACCGCAGACGACGGCCGAGTACATCCAGGCGACCAGTCGGGTCGGTCGGCGCCATCCGGGTCTCGTCGCCGTCATGCTCAACTCGTCCCGTTCCAGGGACCGCTCGCACTACGAGTCGTTCCAGCACTTCCACTCCGCCCTGTACCGCGAGGTCGAGTCGACCAGCGTGACACCGTTCTCCTCGCGCGCGCGCGAACGAGGGCTGCATGCCGTCGTGGTCGCGCTCGCCCGCCTGTTGATCCCCGCCGCCCGTCCGAACGAGGCGGCCGGTCGGATCTCGGAGTTCCGGAAGAAGTTGGAGGAGAAGGTGTCGTCTCCCCTGCTGAATCGCGTCCGTTCCGTCGCTCCCGAGGAGTACGAGGCGACGGAAGCCGCCCTCAACGAGTTCCTCGACCTGTGGGAGGAAGACGCGAACAAGCTGGGGGGACTGCTGTACGAGCCCAAACGCGGCAGCAAGCTCCCCTCCCTGCTGCAATCTTTCGACGACACCCGTGACGACGCCTGGCGCACGCTGTGGAGCCTGCGGGACGTGGATGCCGAGTCAGGACTGTTCATGGAGGCCACCCGATGA